Sequence from the Deltaproteobacteria bacterium genome:
ATCGTCGCGGAGGCGCGGGTGATCTACGAGGCGGGCCTGCGCGAATTCGTCTTCTTCGACGACACGTTCTCGATCCACCCGAAAAAGTCGCTGCCGCTGCTGCGCGCGTTCCGCGACGAAATGCCCGACGTGGCCCTGCAAAGCAACGCGCGCTTCGACAGCGTGAATCCCGAGCTGCTCGCCGAAATGAAGGCGGCGGGATTCTACATTCTCAACCTCGGCCTCGAAACGATCACAAAGGCGACCGTGAAGGCGATGGCCAAAGGGGTGAACGAGCAGCAGGTCGAGAAGTCGCACGCGTGGATTAAGGAGGCGGGCATCAAGACGCTCATCAACCTGATCGTCGGCCTGCCCGGCGACGACCGCGACGCGATCATGCGCACGTTCGAGTTCGCCAAGACGCTGGGCGCGAACGTGTACACGGTCCACGTGCTGCGCCCGTTCCCCAACACCGACCTGTACCGCAACGCCGTTCACCACGGCCTGTCCTTCGCCACCGACGAGGGCATGCTTCTGCGTCGCGCCGACACCGAGGAAATGCGTTACGAGGAGATGCTCGACCTGGCGAAATACGCGGGCGACTACTTCGAAATGGGCGACTTCTACAACAAGATCCTCATGGCCGAGCGCATCGACATCTACGGCACGCACCCGACGCGCTCGCTGATGGGGTGAGAGATTGAAGATCGAGATTGACCGGGAAGTGGACGCGCTCTATATCACGCTCGCCGAGGTTCCCGTGGCGCGGACCTCCGAAGCCGGAGCGGGTGTGCAGCTCGACTTCGACGCATCGGGTCGCCTGATCGGCGTTGAAGTGGTCGGAGTTTCCGAGAAAAATTCGCGGGAGGATCTGGCAGTGTTTACGGCCAGGAATCTGATTTCCGACGCCGTCTGATTCGGTGCCGACGAAACACCCTTAATCGGCTCTCGCCATCGCCGTGACCACGCTTTGCAGGTACGCGCAGCCCGGCGCGGATCGCAAACAGAAGTAACGCAGCTCGCCGCAATCGCCGCCGTCTTCCCCGCACCCGCAATCGGGGCTTTGGCGCGCGAGCAGTTCTTCCGCCGACTCGTCCCGCCACGAACCCAGCCGCACGCGCTCGCCAAGATCGTCGAGGTACGCCGAGCCGTCCAACGCGAACACCATGGTCCCCCGAATGCCGCCCGCGCGTCGCGTGGCGAAGCCGTTGAACAGGCGTTGCAGCGACGGTTGCAGGAACTCGCGACGCAATCCCTGCGAGAGGCACGCGCGATTGACGTCGACCAACGTCGCGGGCTCGACGCGCCCTCGAATGTCGATCCAAACGTTGGGACCCTCGACGATGTCGCGTTCGCTGTAGTCGTCGAAGTGCACGCGGTGAAATTCCGACAGATCGGGCAGTTCGGGAGCGGCGTCGCCGGGCATCAGCGTCACGAGCAGGTCCGCGTCGATGCCGCGTTCGCGGTGCGCCCGCATCCGCGCGAGGCTCGATGCGGCATCGCCGTCATGCTCGAGCAGCGCCTTGAGATAGATCCGGTTCCGTGACGAATAAAAGATGTCGCGGTGCCGCGCGAAGATTTCGTCGAACCCACCGGGGAGTTCGCGAGAACGCACCAGCAGGAAAAAATACATGTCGTCGCGCTCGGTCAACGGACGCAGGGCGTCGATCAGCGACTCCAGCGGCTTCTCGCTCCCCAGGTCGTCGAGCACGAGCAGCGGAAACTGCGTGGACTTCGCCGCGATCATCGCGACGAGGCGCGCCATCGCCGACGGATCTACGGATGTTGCGCCGTCGAAATCGACGCGCGCCATCTTGATGAGATGCGGCGCGTACGCCTGCGGCACGAAACGATCGGCCGCCTCGGGAATCTCCTCGCCGGGCAGCGGCTCGCGCACGCTCACGTTCGCCGTGCGCGTGTAGGTGAAGTAGTACTCGGACGAGACGACGCGGGTGTGCGGGCGCGCGACGGTCAGCACGCGGTCCTCGCCGTCCGTGCGCACGCGAAATCGATGCTCTGTGATGGGCGCGTCCATTGCCGTCCTTCCGATCGTGACCGCGCGGTTGCCTCGCGCGGTCGATTTCGTTCAATGTGGCCGACATACTAGATCGCCCGCGCATCCCGGCAAACCCCGGCGTGCGTTTTGGGCGAGGCGGGAGACAAAGTTGGGCGAAAGTCGGCCGGCCGATACGGTCGTCATCGGCGGCGGGTGCGTGGGGCTTTCCGTCGCGCACGCGCTGGCGCGATTGGGGCGAGGCGGCATCGTGCTCGTCGAGCGTGAGGCCGTGCACGGCGCGGGCTCGACGGGCCTCGGCGCGGGCGGCGTGCGCGCGCAGTTTTCCACCGACATCAACATCCGACTTTCGATCGAGTCGATGCGGATCTTCGCCGACTTCGAACGCGAGACCGGCGCGCCGCTGGCGTACGAACCCATCGGCTACCTGTTTCTCGCGGCGACAGACCATGCGTGGCGAGAACTTCACGAAAACAACGCACGCCAGCGTGCGCACGGCGTTCCGGCCGATCTGCTTTCACCGAGGGATGTCGCGGCGCGGTTCGGTTTTCTCGATTCCTCCCGTCTTTGCGGCGCGGCGTGGTGCCCGGTGGACGGCGTGACCGATCCGCACGCGGTCGTGCAGGGCTACGCGTCCGCCGCGCGGCGGCTCGGCGTCGAGATGGCGATGTCCACCGCCGCGCGCGCGCTGCGTTTCGATGCCGCACGGTCCGCGTGGATGATCGAGACGGATCGCGGCGGGATCACGGCGCAAAACGTGGTGATCGCCGCGGGTGTGTGGTCGCCGGCTCCGGCCGCGAGCGTCGGGGTCGATCTGCCGATCCGTCCGCTGCGGCGTGTGTGCTTTGTCGCGCGGGCCGACGATGCGCCGAGCGACCTGCCTTTCGTCATCGATACCGCAACGGGATTCTGGATGCGGCCCGAGACCGGCGGCGTTGTGATGGGCATGCCGCGCGCGGACGAGCCGCATTCGTTCATTCTCGACATGGACCTCGACCTGTGGACCGACGTGCTGGACGCGGGCTCGACGGTCGCGCCCTTCGTCGCGGGCGCGCGGCGCACCGGCGGCTGGGCGGGGCTCTACGAGATGACACCGGATCTGCACCCCATCGTCGGCGCGGTTCCGGGTCGCCCTGGGATGTTCGTCGCGGCGGGTTTTTCGGGGCACGGGTTCATGCACGCCCCGGCGGTCGGTCGCCATCTCGCTCACCTGATCGCCCATGGCCGTTCAGCGCTCGACCTGACGCCGCTGTCACCCGCGCGTTTCGCCCGATCCGGTTTCGTTTCCGAGACCCGCTACGTCTGAAAGCGGGGCGAGTCCAGCCTTGGGCCGAAACGGGGAATTTTCTTGACGGCGGGGGGTGAAAATGTTACCCAAATCGCCTTGACGCCGGAAAAACGGACCTCGTTCGAGGTTGGTTTTCGCTCTGGATTCACCGCTCTACCAAGGAGAATCGCCATGAAGAAGTTGCTCGCTCTCACCATCGTGGCCGGTCTTCTCGTCGCTTCCGTCGCGTTCGCGCAGGTGTACGAGAAGGGCATGAACATGTTTGAAATGGCTGGAAAGATCGAAAAGTATGAAAACTACGACACGCCGAAGGAAGGCGGGCTGATCGGCCGCCTGTACGTCTATCCGCACGGCGGAGACCCGGCCAAGGACTCCAAGAAGATCTACATCACCAAGGAAACTGAAATCGTGAAGAAGGAAGGCGGCGCGGGCGCGGCCTCCGACCTGACCGCCGGCGCCGTGGTGCTCGTGCGCTACAAAAAGGTCAACGACGACATGCTGCGCGCCTCGAAGGTCGAGCTGAAGTAAGCTCCCGAGGCAGTTCGATCCCACGCGGGAAGCCGGTTCGCCGGCTTCCCGTTTTTCGTCGGGCTCCGGGCCCGGGATCACCGTCCGCCGGCGTCAGCAGCCG
This genomic interval carries:
- a CDS encoding radical SAM protein; amino-acid sequence: MAVLLINPYIVHPFPSPYTPLGVGYLAAYLREHGIAAEVLDLANNRMSLGALRAHIEKTRPSLVGMSVHYSNLRSSAKIAKIAKEVSPECVTVMGGSWPSSIPHRIIEGVPELDACVRHEGEATLLEIVRRMEAAGGATRLDWAGIAGVTWRGPDGRARNNRDRALVPDLDALPSPYLTEGVYDLTRYKVGSLLTARGCHMKCGFCAAREVYQGELRLSGVDRIVAEARVIYEAGLREFVFFDDTFSIHPKKSLPLLRAFRDEMPDVALQSNARFDSVNPELLAEMKAAGFYILNLGLETITKATVKAMAKGVNEQQVEKSHAWIKEAGIKTLINLIVGLPGDDRDAIMRTFEFAKTLGANVYTVHVLRPFPNTDLYRNAVHHGLSFATDEGMLLRRADTEEMRYEEMLDLAKYAGDYFEMGDFYNKILMAERIDIYGTHPTRSLMG
- a CDS encoding FAD-binding oxidoreductase; this translates as MGESRPADTVVIGGGCVGLSVAHALARLGRGGIVLVEREAVHGAGSTGLGAGGVRAQFSTDINIRLSIESMRIFADFERETGAPLAYEPIGYLFLAATDHAWRELHENNARQRAHGVPADLLSPRDVAARFGFLDSSRLCGAAWCPVDGVTDPHAVVQGYASAARRLGVEMAMSTAARALRFDAARSAWMIETDRGGITAQNVVIAAGVWSPAPAASVGVDLPIRPLRRVCFVARADDAPSDLPFVIDTATGFWMRPETGGVVMGMPRADEPHSFILDMDLDLWTDVLDAGSTVAPFVAGARRTGGWAGLYEMTPDLHPIVGAVPGRPGMFVAAGFSGHGFMHAPAVGRHLAHLIAHGRSALDLTPLSPARFARSGFVSETRYV
- a CDS encoding DUF2283 domain-containing protein — its product is MKIEIDREVDALYITLAEVPVARTSEAGAGVQLDFDASGRLIGVEVVGVSEKNSREDLAVFTARNLISDAV